The Astatotilapia calliptera chromosome 22, fAstCal1.2, whole genome shotgun sequence region TTGAAACACTGAGgcgacagcagcagctggaggaaAGTCATACAGAGAGCGGAGTGAAGAACTTCTTAGGACACTCAGCTTTGTGGATTTAGTCTCTCAGACTGCTCAGAGCCATCGTCAAGAGCTGGAAGATCAAAAGCATACAGTTTACACATATTTTAGCCTTTTCAAGGGTGTAATTTCTAGTGATTATTGAATACATGGCCCTTGCTTCCCAGCTATGAAAGTGAGAGGGAAATCAGGGCTGTTCAAGTGATCAGATCATGtgtaacaaaaaagaacaagtcTGTACTTTGTTTTACAATTAAATAATGCATATTATATCTCTAATAAATGTTCTACATTACTTACAGGATGTAGAACATTTAGCTGAAACAAACTAAAATCAACCATATCTGTTGTAATTTTGTGTCAATTTCCTTTTTACTTTGATTATTTCCTTCTCACCTCATCCTTCTCCTGCCCTATAATCATTTTACTTGACATGAACTTGAACTAAACTTTAGATTtctcacattttttatttatgtaggtCAAAAATGTCACAGCTGTGATGATGGTGAAAGCTAGAACAATCACTGCAGCAGCGATGAAGGTTCCCATGTCAGTGGGCTTTTCTGTTGAACAAAATATGACAACACTTATAATACTGAACCAAAATGTGTGCAGTTACTAAAGAATAAGTGGAGAGAAAATCAAGGACCTGATAGTTGATGAGTCTAACATCGCTAAATGTCACACAAAGCCATCAAAACTTCATTACTTAAGCATTAGTTATGTGCCTTGTGCACTCTAAAGTAGTGATTCACCATAATGCAAATGGTACTTCATTACTTTAACCCAGTTTGAGATGCCATTTTTACGCCAGACTTATGCTACACTTGTAAAGACTTGTCTTTATTGATCAATAAGAATGGCATTTAGGAATTAAATTTGACAACTAAACTGTTTAGTTAACAACTTCATAATATCAAACTCAGTTTTCAAACCCTGCAGGATCCAGTCTTACTCCAGTTGGTCCTGATCGATGTTTTGTCCAGTTTGGTGATGATGTCCTCGTTCACACCAGAGagctgaaacacacagtcgTACCTCTGCCAATCTTCAGGTGTGACTGATGAAAGTTTCAAATCAACACTCAACTGGAAGGTCCCATCATTGTTGGGGAGGATCTCTCCGGGATCTACACCTTCATGAATCTCCTCTCCATCTTTCCTCCAGAACATCAAACCTCTGTCAGGATAGAAACCTGTAGCGTGGCAGGTGACTGGAGAGGAGGGAGTCTTCTGGAGGAGAGACACTGAGGGAAGAACTGGAGAGAGATTGGCAGTTGTCACATTcttttttgaattttattttacttttaatgcAAGAAATCCATATTAACTTTCTATTCTATTATGTTTCATCAGATTGTGTAATCCTACCTGCTGTCTGCAGAAAGCTCCTGCCATACTGCAAATACTCCTTTAAAAACTCAGGGCACCGATGGCCtaaaaagtttttgtttaattCTAATCGAGTTTTTTGAGCATCCCATCTCAGTTTGGTGATGACAGCCTGTGGTTTTGGAGTGATCCATGTCAGTGTCTGCAGGTCCAATGCTAGAAGGTCTTCTCCATCATAACTGTACAGATTGAACCCATTAATCTCACCAGTCTCATTATTCCACTCACAGCCATTCATCCTCTGGATGATATGAACACctgaaaagagagaaagtaaCAGTAACTGTGGTAAAGCAGTACAATGTCAGCACAGCATAGTGAAACTGCACCTTTGGGACAAATCAACATTAGAAAAGTAACAAGTGAAACAAATCAGTACCTTCAGTTTGGTTGAAACGTTGCCTCAAAGTCTTAATTGTAGCCTTAAAGAAGTGATGACTGTCATTAGATTGTAAACTATACCACTCCAGGTGCTGAGGATGATCCTCAAAGAATTTA contains the following coding sequences:
- the LOC113015194 gene encoding major histocompatibility complex class I-related gene protein-like, which codes for MEKKMKCVLILLLCSPAASPVKHSLKFFSTETSGVQSIPEFVAGALVDEVQIGDFNSVRGAELKKDWIKFFEDHPQHLEWYSLQSNDSHHFFKATIKTLRQRFNQTEGVHIIQRMNGCEWNNETGEINGFNLYSYDGEDLLALDLQTLTWITPKPQAVITKLRWDAQKTRLELNKNFLGHRCPEFLKEYLQYGRSFLQTAVLPSVSLLQKTPSSPVTCHATGFYPDRGLMFWRKDGEEIHEGVDPGEILPNNDGTFQLSVDLKLSSVTPEDWQRYDCVFQLSGVNEDIITKLDKTSIRTNWKKPTDMGTFIAAAVIVLAFTIITAVTFLTYINKKSLDDGSEQSERLNPQS